A stretch of Tigriopus californicus strain San Diego chromosome 11, Tcal_SD_v2.1, whole genome shotgun sequence DNA encodes these proteins:
- the LOC131890040 gene encoding dual oxidase maturation factor 1-like translates to MHGRHKLGVYFTMESIVNSFKYVSSFTNRHGSDEIGWGPVWFQQRRDLRADFHQQSIALYLCMSTLGLTFILGVLTARRRRVPTLILGTLVLTTTFVLIEAFLVPEWYVGQTKLTCSYCIYKPHLKVKGSLGLHVGLDHFNITFIADDLFNVYFNDEFPLTYGGRRGLEEEYRLLAIQKGLPNPVITVAEYLDQRGGAFQWGASFSAAGYFTSVILCFAMTTHSVSLVLLVLIPSHGLRVTGITGLLMMTATLIYATLLPSTALPIFIDGVPLQFGMGRCFISVFVLGLLNSLMALSTLILRNFQLGVTLSTFLELNYDTPWDNKKLKADSEARREANLTRLFVDSRLRPSIRRFRNSFRHSRRSKSQDPKHTFDVEESRAKTLLEVTNPCPMDQVDLIPAFLDPNGHCKKETSRSKSGDTLQAQIRVRSLSEIKYTDEINAYL, encoded by the exons atgcatgGACGGCATAAACTGGGAGTGTATTTTACTATGGAAAGCATTGTGAACTCATTCAAATACGTGTCTTCCTTCACGAATCGCCATGGTTCTGACGAAATCGGCTGGGGACCCGTGTGGTTTCAACAACGGCGAGACCTTCGAGCCGATTTTCACCAACAAAGTATTGCCCTGTACCTCTGCATGTCCACTTTGGGTCTCACCTTCATTTTGGGCGTACTCACAGCGCGAAGGCGTCGGGTGCCGACCTTGATCTTGGGCACACTGGTGCTGACGACGACCTTTGTGCTGATTGAGGCGTTCCTCGTTCCGGAGTGGTACGTGGGTCAGACGAAATTGACCTGCAGTTATTGCATTTACAAGCCCCATTTGAAGGTCAAGGGGAGCCTGGGGCTACATGTTGGTTTGGATCATTTTAATATTACCTTCATAGCCGATGATTTGTTTAATGTGTACTTCAACGACGAATTCCCATTGACCTATGGTGGTAGGCGTGGTTTGGAAGAAGAATACCGCCTCTTGGCCATCCAAAAAGGACTGCCCAACCCGGTCATCACGGTGGCTGAGTACTTGGATCAACGTGGAGGTGCTTTTCAATGGGGAGCGTCGTTCTCAGCCGCAGGATATTTCACTTCGGTCATTCTATGTTTCGCCATGACCACTCATTCCGTCTCCTTGGTGTTGCTGGTTCTCATTCCTAGTCACGGTTTGAGAGTTACGGGTATCACTGGATTGCTCATGATGACAGCGACCTTAATCTATGCCACCCTGTTGCCATCGACCGCGTTGCCCATCTTCATTGACGGTGTACCGCTCCAATTCGGAATGGGCAGATGCTTCATCAGTGTGTTTGTCTTGGGCCTGTTGAACTCACTCATGGCCTTGTCCACACTAATCCTGCGCAATTTCCAGCTTGGCGTGACTTTGTCCACGTTCTTGGAACTCAACTACGACACGCCCTGGGATAATAAGAAGCTTAAGGCCGATTCTGAAGCAAGAAGAGAAGCAAATTTAACCCGATTATTTGTGGACTCCCGATTGAGACCCTCGATCCGCCGATTTCGCAATTCCTTCCGGCACAGTCGCCGATCCAAAAGCCAAGACCCTAAGCATACCTTTGACGTGGAGGAATCGCGCGCCAAGACTCTTTTGGAAGTGACCAACCCTTGTCCCATGGATCAGGTGGATCTCATACCGGCTTTTCTTGATCCTAATGGGCACTGCAAGAAAG aaaCTTCCAGGTCTAAGAGTGGGGACACTCTTCAAGCGCAAATTCGGGTTCGGAGCCTTTCTGAGATTAAGTACACGGATGAAATCAACGCCTACCTTTGA